From a single Parafrankia discariae genomic region:
- a CDS encoding sensor histidine kinase yields MRRAIVGAARATYGSAGWTATIFVAQSAVIATVAFVVVLVAIAAGVPMMFVALLGLPLLWFALFSARTAAVVDAWRFRVVLRQRLWLRSPPGSVPPGTPPADTPSWYRRGWLRLRGRGSWLEVLYALVILPLFGWLGAWLVFSAWGGGLSFLMFPLYGHALADGDRVFGMDLGYGGSLAFHVGVGLVVLLAAPWLARGVVTAHLALARLVLSPPGDPELLARVDDLESSRAGMVAAAAAERRRIERDLHDGAQQRLVAVAMTLGRAQARFADDPDGAHGLIAEAHAETKRALAELRDLARGIHPSVLTDRGLDAALSGLAARSPVPVTLDITTTPRPDISTESVAYFFVAEALTNIARHAQARHVRIAVRRAGDRLTVEVSDDGRGGASEGAGSGIAGLRDRARAVDGAFELVSPPGGGTTLRMELPCGDAA; encoded by the coding sequence GTGCGCCGTGCGATCGTGGGTGCCGCGCGGGCGACCTACGGGTCGGCAGGCTGGACCGCCACCATCTTCGTCGCCCAGTCGGCGGTGATCGCCACCGTGGCCTTCGTCGTGGTTCTCGTCGCGATCGCCGCCGGCGTCCCGATGATGTTCGTGGCGCTCCTCGGCCTGCCCCTGCTGTGGTTCGCCCTGTTCAGCGCGCGGACGGCGGCCGTCGTGGACGCCTGGCGGTTCCGGGTCGTGCTCCGCCAGCGGCTGTGGCTGCGCTCCCCGCCGGGCTCGGTGCCCCCCGGTACGCCCCCCGCCGACACCCCGAGCTGGTACCGCCGCGGCTGGCTCCGGCTGCGTGGCCGGGGGAGCTGGCTGGAGGTCCTCTACGCCCTGGTCATCCTGCCGCTGTTCGGCTGGCTGGGCGCCTGGCTGGTCTTCTCCGCGTGGGGCGGCGGCCTGTCGTTCCTGATGTTCCCGCTGTACGGGCACGCGCTCGCCGACGGCGACCGGGTGTTCGGGATGGACCTGGGCTACGGCGGCTCACTGGCGTTCCACGTGGGTGTCGGGCTGGTCGTCCTGCTCGCGGCGCCGTGGCTCGCCCGCGGGGTGGTCACCGCGCACCTGGCGCTGGCGCGGCTGGTCCTCTCCCCGCCGGGTGATCCCGAGCTGCTGGCCCGGGTGGACGACCTGGAGTCCAGCCGGGCCGGGATGGTCGCCGCGGCCGCCGCCGAGCGGCGCCGCATCGAGCGGGATCTGCACGACGGCGCCCAGCAGCGCCTCGTCGCCGTCGCGATGACCCTGGGCCGCGCCCAGGCCCGTTTCGCCGACGACCCGGACGGCGCCCACGGGCTCATCGCCGAGGCCCACGCGGAGACCAAGCGGGCGTTGGCCGAGCTGCGGGACCTGGCCCGCGGGATCCACCCGTCGGTGCTCACCGACCGCGGGCTGGACGCCGCGCTGTCCGGTCTCGCCGCGCGCTCCCCGGTGCCCGTCACCCTGGACATAACGACCACACCGCGACCGGACATCTCGACCGAGTCGGTGGCCTACTTCTTCGTCGCGGAGGCGCTGACCAACATCGCCCGCCACGCGCAGGCCCGGCACGTCCGCATCGCCGTGCGCCGGGCCGGCGACCGGCTGACGGTCGAGGTGTCCGACGACGGGCGGGGCGGGGCCAGCGAGGGCGCCGGCTCCGGCATCGCCGGCCTGCGCGACCGCGCCCGCGCCGTCGACGGAGCGTTCGAGCTCGTCAGCCCCCCCGGCGGCGGGACGACCCTGCGGATGGAGCTGCCATGCGGGGACGCGGCGTGA
- a CDS encoding DUF3995 domain-containing protein has product MSVAAVSRWTGAVGLAGAGVLHAAWGAGASWPMPDRAALADAVVGRAAVPGGPAASAVPGGPASSDGPGAGPCFAVAGALVTAAAVVAHPPRRIPRLDALHRAGVTGVVAVLAARGSLGAAGRTDLVARGSVSDRFRRLDRRVYSPLCLALAGLSAAGVLLDRAEPRGSGAGRK; this is encoded by the coding sequence GTGAGCGTGGCGGCGGTGAGTCGGTGGACGGGCGCGGTGGGCCTGGCGGGGGCCGGGGTCCTCCACGCGGCCTGGGGTGCCGGGGCGAGCTGGCCGATGCCCGACCGGGCGGCGCTCGCCGATGCCGTCGTCGGCAGAGCCGCGGTGCCGGGTGGGCCGGCGGCGTCGGCCGTGCCGGGTGGGCCGGCCTCATCGGACGGTCCGGGGGCCGGCCCGTGCTTCGCCGTCGCGGGTGCGCTGGTCACGGCGGCCGCCGTCGTCGCGCACCCGCCCCGCCGCATACCGCGTCTGGACGCTCTGCACCGCGCCGGTGTCACCGGCGTCGTCGCCGTGCTCGCGGCCCGCGGGTCACTGGGGGCCGCAGGCCGGACCGATCTTGTCGCCCGGGGCTCCGTCTCCGACCGGTTCCGCCGGCTGGACCGCCGCGTCTACTCGCCGCTGTGCCTCGCCCTGGCGGGACTGTCCGCCGCCGGGGTCCTGCTCGACCGCGCGGAACCGCGGGGCTCCGGAGCGGGCCGGAAGTGA
- a CDS encoding sporulation protein: MGMKRFMSRLGVGAAEVETVLDRPDALPGAVVTGLTTIKGGKVEQEIEKVLVALEATVEVERDDSTWYEQVTFGSQQIGGGFVIQPGQEQSGRFELPVPWQTPITDVAGWHLRGMKIGVRTTLSIPGALDPGDLDPVSVHPLPVQEAVLAALGDLGFHFHTADVEKGRLHGSDLPFYQEIELKPSGEYARRIKELEVTFLVDGNGMDIVLEADRRGGLLSSGGDQLSRFRVGHHDTDRHQLAGALHQQLQALGARRGWF; this comes from the coding sequence ATGGGAATGAAGCGGTTCATGTCGCGGCTCGGGGTCGGCGCCGCCGAGGTGGAGACCGTGCTGGATCGTCCGGACGCACTGCCCGGCGCGGTGGTGACCGGACTGACCACCATCAAGGGCGGCAAGGTCGAGCAGGAGATCGAGAAGGTGCTCGTCGCGCTGGAGGCGACGGTCGAGGTCGAGCGGGACGACTCCACCTGGTACGAGCAGGTGACCTTCGGTTCGCAGCAGATCGGCGGCGGCTTCGTCATCCAGCCCGGGCAGGAGCAGTCCGGGCGCTTCGAGCTGCCGGTGCCCTGGCAGACCCCGATCACGGACGTCGCCGGCTGGCACCTGCGCGGGATGAAGATCGGGGTGCGGACGACCCTGTCGATCCCCGGCGCGCTGGACCCGGGTGATCTGGACCCGGTGTCGGTGCACCCGCTGCCCGTGCAGGAGGCGGTGCTCGCCGCGCTCGGCGACCTGGGCTTCCACTTCCACACCGCGGACGTCGAGAAGGGCCGGCTGCACGGCTCCGACCTGCCCTTCTACCAGGAGATCGAACTCAAGCCGTCCGGCGAGTACGCCCGGCGGATCAAGGAGCTGGAGGTGACCTTCCTCGTCGACGGCAACGGGATGGACATCGTCCTGGAGGCGGACCGCCGCGGCGGGCTGCTCTCCTCCGGCGGCGACCAGCTCAGCCGGTTCCGGGTCGGCCACCACGACACCGACCGCCACCAGCTCGCCGGCGCGCTGCACCAGCAGCTGCAGGCCCTCGGCGCCCGCCGCGGCTGGTTCTGA
- a CDS encoding aldo/keto reductase encodes MRYAAGLSTTKKISKIGLGTWQFGSREWGYGSAYAQTDAALIVRRALELGVTLFDTAEMYAFGRSERILGQALAAAPGDGVHPGADTAVAATAVPPEAAFVATKIFPVLPLAPVVEQRAVGSANRLGVRTIDLYQVHQPNPVVRDGTTMRGMAALRRVGLIDEVGVSNYSLERWRAAEAALGDRVLSNQVQYSLVRREPERDLLPYARREGRLIIAYSPLAQGLLSGRYDVTSRPTGAVRMANPLFLTENLARLTPLLDALREVGAAHGASAAQIALAWVIHHPSVVAIPGASSVAQVESNAAAADIELTDAEYDALTSAAENFRPLTGPASWAAVAAERMRRP; translated from the coding sequence ATGCGCTACGCGGCTGGCCTCTCCACCACGAAGAAGATCTCCAAGATCGGGCTCGGCACCTGGCAGTTCGGCTCACGGGAGTGGGGCTACGGCTCGGCCTACGCGCAGACCGACGCCGCCCTGATCGTCCGGCGCGCCCTCGAGCTCGGCGTGACCCTGTTCGACACCGCTGAGATGTACGCGTTCGGACGCAGTGAACGCATCCTCGGTCAGGCGCTGGCCGCCGCCCCCGGCGATGGCGTGCACCCGGGTGCGGACACGGCGGTCGCCGCGACCGCCGTGCCGCCGGAGGCGGCCTTCGTCGCCACCAAGATCTTCCCGGTGCTGCCACTGGCGCCGGTCGTCGAGCAGCGCGCCGTCGGCAGCGCCAACCGGCTCGGCGTGCGCACGATCGACCTGTACCAGGTGCACCAGCCCAATCCCGTCGTTCGGGACGGCACGACGATGCGCGGGATGGCCGCGCTGCGCCGGGTCGGCCTCATCGACGAGGTCGGGGTCAGCAACTACTCGCTCGAGCGCTGGCGCGCCGCCGAGGCCGCCCTCGGTGACCGCGTCCTGTCCAACCAGGTCCAGTACAGTCTGGTGCGCCGCGAGCCGGAGCGCGACCTGCTGCCGTACGCCCGCCGGGAGGGGCGCCTGATCATCGCCTACAGCCCGCTGGCGCAGGGCCTGCTCTCCGGGCGCTACGACGTCACGAGCCGGCCCACCGGCGCCGTGCGGATGGCGAACCCGCTGTTCCTGACCGAGAACCTGGCCCGGCTGACGCCCCTGCTGGACGCCCTGCGCGAGGTCGGGGCGGCGCACGGCGCCAGCGCGGCGCAGATCGCGCTGGCGTGGGTGATCCACCATCCGTCGGTGGTCGCGATCCCGGGCGCGTCGAGCGTGGCGCAGGTGGAGAGCAACGCGGCGGCCGCCGACATCGAGCTGACCGACGCCGAGTACGACGCCCTGACCTCGGCCGCGGAGAACTTCCGGCCGCTGACCGGCCCCGCCTCGTGGGCCGCCGTCGCGGCGGAGCGGATGCGCCGCCCCTGA
- a CDS encoding AIM24 family protein, which produces MQGSLMNNYGPTPIMDRMSRHGSKIAKVVMQPGQDLFARVGSMIAYEGLIDFNPQPPQLGRMASSWATGEGVPLMTATGQGLLYLADYGKEVIVVQLAGEGLSINGKNILAFDAHLQWGIERVKGVNMLSGMGMFNVVVRGHGWVALTAKGNPIMLDTREAPTFVDTDALVAYTDGLRVEPRRTARLGGLIGRGSGEAFQLGFSGQGFVVVQPSEDERPSFSMRG; this is translated from the coding sequence GTGCAGGGCAGCCTGATGAACAACTACGGCCCGACCCCGATCATGGACCGGATGAGCAGGCACGGGTCCAAGATCGCCAAGGTGGTCATGCAGCCGGGCCAGGACCTGTTCGCCCGGGTCGGCTCGATGATCGCCTACGAGGGGCTCATCGACTTCAACCCGCAGCCGCCGCAGCTCGGGCGGATGGCCTCCTCCTGGGCGACCGGCGAGGGCGTCCCGCTGATGACCGCCACCGGCCAGGGCCTGCTCTATCTGGCGGACTACGGCAAGGAGGTCATCGTCGTCCAGCTCGCCGGCGAGGGCCTGTCCATCAACGGGAAGAACATCCTCGCCTTCGACGCGCACCTGCAGTGGGGCATCGAGCGGGTCAAGGGCGTGAACATGCTCTCCGGCATGGGCATGTTCAACGTCGTCGTGCGCGGCCACGGCTGGGTGGCGCTGACCGCCAAGGGCAACCCGATCATGCTGGACACCCGGGAGGCACCGACGTTCGTCGACACCGACGCGCTCGTCGCCTACACCGACGGCCTGCGCGTCGAACCGCGGCGCACCGCCCGGCTCGGCGGGTTGATCGGGCGCGGTTCGGGGGAGGCGTTCCAGCTCGGTTTCTCGGGCCAGGGCTTCGTCGTGGTACAGCCGAGCGAGGACGAGCGGCCCTCGTTCTCGATGCGCGGCTGA
- a CDS encoding response regulator transcription factor yields the protein MNIMIAEDSVLLREGLTRLLEEDGCTVTAAVGDGEDLLRAVARNRPRVCVVDVRLPPTFTDEGIRTALVLRRQWPEVAVLVLSQYVEERYAVDLIAGRARGVGYLLKDRVSDVADFREALHRIAAGGTVLDPEVVAQLLLRSRRRDPLASLTRRESEVLALMAQGRSNTAIADALVVTERAVEKHVTGIFGKFGLAPAEDDHRRVLAVLRFLDSAAGARGEQPARPAGARASGGHGDV from the coding sequence GTGAACATCATGATCGCGGAGGACTCGGTCCTGCTGCGGGAGGGGCTGACCAGGCTCCTCGAGGAGGACGGCTGCACCGTCACCGCCGCGGTCGGCGACGGCGAGGACCTGCTGCGGGCGGTCGCCCGGAACCGGCCGCGGGTGTGCGTCGTCGACGTCCGCCTGCCGCCGACCTTCACCGATGAGGGCATCCGCACCGCGCTCGTCCTGCGCCGGCAGTGGCCGGAGGTCGCGGTGCTCGTGCTGTCCCAGTACGTCGAGGAGCGCTACGCCGTCGACCTGATCGCCGGGCGGGCGCGGGGCGTCGGCTACCTGCTCAAGGACCGGGTCTCCGACGTGGCCGACTTCCGCGAGGCGCTGCACCGGATCGCCGCCGGCGGCACCGTGCTCGACCCGGAGGTCGTCGCCCAGCTGTTGCTCCGCTCGCGCCGGCGGGACCCGCTCGCCAGCCTGACCAGACGGGAGTCCGAGGTGCTGGCGCTGATGGCGCAGGGCCGGTCGAACACCGCGATCGCGGACGCGCTCGTGGTCACCGAGCGGGCGGTCGAGAAGCACGTGACCGGCATCTTCGGCAAGTTCGGTCTGGCTCCGGCCGAGGACGACCACCGCCGCGTGCTCGCCGTCCTGCGCTTCCTGGACTCCGCCGCCGGCGCCCGCGGCGAACAGCCGGCCCGTCCGGCGGGCGCGCGGGCGAGTGGGGGGCACGGCGATGTCTGA
- a CDS encoding Ntn hydrolase family protein: MTCIVGVEHDGRVVIGGDSAGVAGWSITVRADTKVFRNGEFVMGFTDSFRMGQLLRYSLVPPVPHSWDLDRFMATEFVSVVRDCLRDGGFARNDAGNESGGLFLVGIRGQLYRIDSDYQIGRTLDNYDAAGCGEEYARGSLHSTVGEEPEERVRKALEAAAHHSTGVCPPFHILSDDGFDGGGHGPDDHGGQPLM; this comes from the coding sequence GTGACCTGCATCGTCGGTGTGGAGCACGACGGACGGGTCGTGATCGGGGGAGACAGCGCCGGCGTAGCCGGCTGGTCGATCACGGTCCGGGCGGATACGAAGGTCTTCCGCAACGGCGAGTTCGTCATGGGCTTCACGGACTCGTTCCGGATGGGGCAGCTGCTTCGGTACAGCCTCGTCCCGCCCGTGCCGCACAGCTGGGACCTCGACCGCTTCATGGCCACCGAGTTCGTCTCGGTCGTCCGTGACTGCCTGCGCGACGGCGGTTTCGCCCGCAACGACGCCGGCAACGAGTCGGGCGGGCTGTTTCTCGTCGGCATCCGGGGCCAGCTGTACCGGATCGACTCGGACTACCAGATCGGCCGCACCCTCGACAACTACGACGCGGCGGGCTGCGGCGAGGAGTACGCGCGCGGGTCGCTGCACAGCACGGTGGGGGAGGAACCCGAGGAGCGGGTGCGCAAGGCCCTGGAGGCCGCCGCCCACCACTCGACCGGGGTCTGCCCGCCGTTCCACATCCTCTCCGACGACGGCTTCGACGGCGGCGGCCACGGCCCCGACGATCACGGCGGCCAGCCACTGATGTAG
- a CDS encoding DUF4097 family beta strand repeat-containing protein gives MSEPGRRVALAVGALLAVVGTTVCGVQTVDETSGEVRRVEHRVFPGDVQMVRVYTNSGRIQIAGAAGRVVDVEGSLAGTVAVPAMSAEVRDGVLTLDADCGGGFWDCEASFAVRVPAGVRVVAETGSGEVEATDLLSAATLRSGSGTIRVDGARAELTMSTASGNLRAVDVTATEVDASTASGNVRIELATAPEDVSAHSASGNVRITVPDDGAVYATEVHTGSGNTLVGVRTDPLAPRRLRASTSSGNAEIDYADPA, from the coding sequence ATGTCTGAGCCGGGCCGGCGGGTGGCGCTCGCCGTCGGCGCCCTGCTCGCCGTGGTGGGTACCACCGTCTGCGGCGTGCAGACCGTCGACGAGACGTCCGGCGAGGTGCGGCGGGTGGAGCACCGGGTGTTCCCCGGCGACGTCCAGATGGTCCGGGTGTACACCAACTCCGGCCGGATCCAGATCGCCGGCGCCGCCGGGCGTGTCGTCGACGTCGAGGGCAGCCTCGCCGGGACGGTCGCCGTCCCGGCGATGTCGGCCGAGGTCCGCGACGGCGTCCTCACCCTCGACGCCGACTGCGGCGGGGGATTCTGGGACTGCGAGGCGTCGTTCGCGGTCCGCGTGCCGGCGGGCGTCCGGGTGGTCGCCGAGACGGGCTCCGGCGAGGTCGAGGCGACCGACCTGCTCTCCGCGGCGACGCTGCGCAGCGGATCCGGGACCATCCGGGTGGACGGTGCCCGCGCGGAGCTGACGATGTCGACGGCCTCGGGGAACCTGCGCGCGGTCGATGTCACCGCCACCGAGGTCGACGCGTCCACGGCGTCCGGGAACGTGCGCATCGAGCTGGCCACCGCCCCCGAGGACGTCTCCGCGCATTCGGCGTCGGGCAACGTGCGGATCACGGTGCCGGACGACGGCGCGGTGTACGCGACCGAGGTCCACACCGGGTCGGGCAACACCCTGGTCGGCGTGCGGACGGACCCGTTGGCACCGCGCCGCCTGCGCGCGTCAACCAGCTCGGGGAACGCCGAGATCGACTACGCCGATCCGGCCTGA
- a CDS encoding TerD family protein, whose translation MATQFGRGQKSQLSAITAGTDLYIGIQINAPGEWDVSCFGLDGTDRLSDDRYFVFFNQPNSPESSIQLLGAQSGDTQSFRVTLDKVPDAIQKLSFCAALDGPGSAAQITSGYLRIVAGGTEVLRYAFTGADFSDERAVMIGDVYRKGVWRVAAVGQGFRGGLAELIRSYGGEVADEPEPTPAPAPGAPGAPGFGAPPAPAFSQQKPPAAPGFGAPPGGPLPPPPPPAPAPPGQGYGQPQPAYGQVGSAQQGYGQPPGAQQGYGQPPPAMPAAQGYDAQGYGPPGQQQPGQPMPGQHPPGRPTPGGFGPTEVLPSQAQPVQPGAMNSLNPYREVPTAGRWTQQNGKLVKVTLGPEALALRGSMVAYQGNVEFDYKSGGIRGLIEEKLTGQGLKLMTCKGNGEVFLAQDAADLHIVELGNQSLCINSKNLLAMDATVRSEIRRIESPGIPGGGFFHFEVSGPGSVVVMTKGTPMTLNVAGPTFADMNALVAWTSGMRVSVSTQVRISRQIYAGASGESFALQFMGFAGHFVVVQPYEV comes from the coding sequence GTGGCAACGCAGTTCGGTCGGGGGCAGAAGTCCCAACTGTCGGCGATCACCGCTGGCACCGATCTGTACATCGGGATCCAGATCAACGCGCCGGGCGAATGGGACGTGTCCTGCTTCGGGCTGGACGGCACCGACCGGCTCTCGGACGACCGGTACTTCGTCTTCTTCAACCAGCCGAACTCGCCCGAGTCCTCGATCCAGCTGCTTGGTGCCCAGTCCGGTGACACCCAGTCGTTCCGGGTGACGCTCGACAAGGTCCCCGACGCGATCCAGAAGCTGTCGTTCTGCGCGGCGCTCGACGGCCCGGGCAGCGCCGCGCAGATCACGTCCGGCTACCTGCGCATCGTGGCCGGTGGTACGGAGGTGCTCCGCTACGCGTTCACCGGCGCGGACTTCTCCGACGAGCGCGCCGTCATGATCGGTGACGTCTACCGCAAGGGTGTCTGGCGGGTCGCCGCGGTCGGCCAGGGGTTCCGGGGCGGCCTGGCGGAGCTGATCCGCAGCTACGGCGGCGAGGTGGCCGACGAGCCCGAGCCCACGCCGGCGCCCGCGCCCGGGGCTCCGGGCGCTCCGGGGTTCGGTGCCCCGCCCGCGCCCGCCTTCAGCCAGCAGAAGCCACCCGCCGCGCCGGGCTTCGGTGCCCCGCCCGGGGGACCACTCCCGCCGCCGCCCCCGCCCGCTCCGGCGCCTCCCGGTCAGGGCTACGGCCAGCCGCAGCCGGCCTACGGCCAGGTCGGCAGCGCGCAGCAGGGCTACGGCCAGCCTCCCGGTGCGCAGCAGGGCTACGGCCAGCCCCCGCCGGCGATGCCCGCCGCCCAGGGCTACGACGCCCAGGGCTACGGCCCGCCCGGTCAGCAGCAACCCGGCCAGCCGATGCCCGGACAGCACCCGCCGGGCCGTCCCACGCCGGGCGGCTTCGGGCCGACGGAGGTCCTGCCGTCGCAGGCTCAGCCTGTCCAGCCCGGCGCCATGAACAGCCTGAACCCGTACCGCGAGGTGCCGACCGCGGGGCGCTGGACCCAGCAGAACGGCAAGCTGGTCAAGGTCACCCTGGGCCCGGAAGCCCTGGCGCTGCGCGGTTCGATGGTCGCCTACCAGGGCAACGTCGAGTTCGACTACAAGAGCGGCGGGATCCGCGGGCTGATCGAGGAGAAGCTCACCGGTCAGGGCCTCAAGCTCATGACGTGCAAGGGCAACGGCGAGGTCTTCCTCGCCCAGGACGCCGCCGACCTGCACATCGTCGAGCTCGGCAACCAGTCGCTGTGCATCAACTCGAAGAACCTGCTGGCGATGGACGCCACCGTGCGCTCGGAGATCCGCCGGATCGAGAGCCCCGGCATCCCCGGCGGCGGCTTCTTCCACTTCGAGGTCTCCGGCCCCGGGTCGGTCGTCGTGATGACCAAGGGCACGCCGATGACCCTCAACGTCGCCGGCCCCACGTTCGCCGACATGAACGCGCTGGTGGCGTGGACGTCCGGCATGCGGGTCAGTGTGTCCACCCAGGTCCGGATCTCCCGGCAGATCTACGCGGGAGCCAGCGGCGAGTCGTTCGCGTTGCAGTTCATGGGATTCGCCGGGCATTTCGTCGTCGTCCAGCCGTATGAGGTCTGA
- a CDS encoding pectate lyase, with product MARRTRTRHTYLGESTSSGEAAPAGPARGARPRAGWGLPVLMATLALGAGTLFAGCQPFDGTPVGGGGAPAPTSSPSAGPTTPAAGTPSAGPGGSTPSAPPVGATPSAGPSAPVSPTGAPATASPAEPTTSANPGAPASQGPPASWPRATADVDVDSTISVTGTFDGGLKRYSGVSDGGQEEGQDPIFEVADGGTVQNVIIGSPAADGIHCKGSCTLRNVWWEDVGEDAATFKGTSASQTMTIDGGGARGASDKVFQHNGPGTMIIQNVQVQDFGKLYRSCGNCSKQYARHVIVRGVTVTAPGKTLVGINTNYGDTAQLSGITIVGDSGRKISICDRYTGNSSGSEPTKTGSGADGTYCRYAASDITYR from the coding sequence GTGGCACGCCGAACACGCACCAGACACACGTACCTGGGTGAATCGACCTCGAGCGGGGAGGCGGCACCGGCCGGCCCGGCGCGCGGGGCGCGGCCGCGGGCCGGGTGGGGTCTGCCCGTCCTGATGGCGACGCTGGCCCTCGGGGCCGGCACGCTGTTCGCCGGGTGCCAGCCGTTCGACGGCACCCCGGTGGGCGGCGGGGGCGCCCCGGCACCGACGTCCTCGCCGAGCGCCGGCCCGACCACCCCGGCCGCGGGGACGCCGAGCGCCGGGCCGGGTGGCTCGACGCCGTCGGCGCCGCCGGTCGGCGCCACGCCGAGCGCGGGACCGTCCGCTCCGGTGAGTCCGACCGGGGCACCGGCCACGGCCTCGCCCGCGGAGCCGACGACCTCCGCGAACCCGGGCGCGCCCGCGTCACAGGGGCCGCCGGCGAGCTGGCCGCGTGCCACGGCGGACGTGGACGTCGACAGCACCATCTCGGTGACCGGAACGTTCGACGGTGGCCTCAAGCGCTACTCCGGCGTCAGCGACGGCGGCCAGGAGGAGGGCCAGGACCCGATCTTCGAGGTGGCCGACGGCGGGACGGTCCAGAACGTGATCATCGGGTCGCCGGCCGCGGACGGCATCCACTGCAAGGGCAGCTGCACACTGCGCAACGTGTGGTGGGAGGACGTCGGCGAGGACGCGGCGACGTTCAAGGGCACGTCCGCGTCGCAGACCATGACCATCGACGGCGGCGGGGCCCGCGGCGCCTCGGACAAGGTGTTCCAGCACAACGGGCCCGGCACGATGATCATTCAGAACGTCCAGGTGCAGGACTTCGGCAAGCTGTACCGGTCGTGCGGGAACTGCTCGAAGCAGTACGCCCGGCACGTCATCGTCCGCGGCGTCACCGTGACGGCCCCGGGCAAGACGCTGGTCGGCATCAACACCAACTACGGCGACACCGCGCAGCTGTCCGGCATCACCATCGTCGGGGACAGCGGCAGGAAGATCAGTATCTGCGACCGCTACACCGGCAACAGCAGCGGCTCCGAGCCGACGAAGACGGGCAGCGGGGCGGACGGGACGTACTGCCGCTACGCGGCGTCCGACATCACCTACCGGTAG
- the fdhD gene encoding formate dehydrogenase accessory sulfurtransferase FdhD, which produces MGRASTRRRVMRVTLGTEPTLRPDTVVGEEPLEIRVGGQPLAVTMRTPGDDMDLAVGFLIGEGLIGTAADVAGMRYCAASEGAVDDEGRLTYNVLDVTLAPGVPEPEVDLRRNFYTTSSCGVCGRASIDAVRLRGRYEIRDDPLRITAEVLVDLPGRLRRAQRLFATTGGLHAAALADVDGEVLAVREDVGRHNAVDKVVGWAARAGMVPLRGLVLLVSGRASFELVQKALLAGIPVLAAVSAPSALAVDLAEESGMTLAGFVRGSSMNLYAGTHRVILPAVAAAH; this is translated from the coding sequence ATGGGGCGAGCAAGCACGCGACGCCGGGTCATGCGGGTGACTCTGGGGACGGAGCCGACGCTGCGGCCCGACACCGTCGTCGGGGAGGAACCGCTCGAGATCCGGGTCGGCGGCCAGCCACTGGCGGTCACGATGCGGACCCCGGGGGACGACATGGACCTCGCCGTCGGCTTCCTGATCGGTGAGGGCCTGATCGGGACCGCCGCGGACGTCGCGGGCATGCGGTACTGCGCCGCCAGCGAGGGCGCCGTCGACGACGAGGGCCGGCTGACCTACAACGTGCTGGACGTGACCCTGGCCCCCGGCGTGCCCGAGCCGGAGGTCGACCTGCGACGGAACTTCTACACCACCAGTTCGTGCGGGGTGTGCGGGCGGGCGAGCATCGACGCCGTGCGGCTGCGCGGGCGCTACGAGATCCGCGACGACCCGCTGCGCATCACCGCCGAGGTGCTCGTCGACCTGCCGGGACGGCTGCGCCGCGCGCAGCGGCTGTTCGCCACGACCGGTGGCCTGCACGCCGCCGCCCTCGCGGACGTCGACGGCGAGGTGCTGGCCGTGCGCGAGGACGTCGGCCGGCACAACGCGGTCGACAAGGTCGTCGGGTGGGCGGCGCGCGCGGGGATGGTGCCGCTGCGCGGGCTGGTGCTCCTGGTCAGCGGCCGCGCCTCGTTCGAGCTGGTCCAGAAGGCGCTGCTGGCCGGGATCCCGGTGCTCGCCGCGGTGTCGGCGCCCTCGGCGCTCGCCGTCGACCTGGCCGAGGAGTCCGGGATGACGTTGGCCGGGTTCGTCCGCGGGTCGTCGATGAACCTCTACGCCGGAACCCACCGGGTGATCCTGCCCGCGGTCGCCGCCGCCCACTGA